The genomic region TGCTCCTAGGATCAATGTTTGGATTTACGTCAAGTTGGCCGGCAGACATTGCTAAAATTGTCATGGCCTTTATTGAAACTACAAAAGTACATCTAGGTTATGttaataatcataaattgAATGTAGTTTTACCTCCTCAGTTAGCAGATGCGTAGTTTAATacaaagaataatttaaaacataagtgTTGTTTAGGAACTAATTTATGGTAAGTTCGTGTTGATTTTGATTAAGAATAAAACACAcgacaaattaaattataactcCATTTAATGAATCTCCTAAATTTGATTTGGTTTTGACCTCAAACTGCCCCTGGAACGAGTAGCAACTTCTTTTATGGTTTCAACATTATCATCAAAGTAAGATTTTACCTCTTCAAGCATACCTGATATTACAATCTGCAGTAGGTTATATTCGTAAATCTTTTTCTCATAAGCATAAAACTGAATCAATGTTCCTTCGAGAGCGTAACCTGtaggtttgtttttaattacaaagtcGCTTAATTCAGTACGGCCATCggcataaattaaatataccttATCATCTAATATTAAAGGTACATAGTTTAGAAAAAGGAAAGCAGGTTTAAGCAATTGTATGTACTTAGGATCCTTCTTAAGACCTTCGAACTTGGTAACTCCTTGTTCATTAATGACGTACACATCTTTGTTTTGGTCGTAGAAGTAAATGTTGTTTTCAAAATCTAAAACGAATTGTTGGACTTTGGACACACCGTTCACCTTTTCCTTTTTAGTTCCCTCTCCagttattttgtacatttcgTATTTGTCGTCAATAACATATAATGTTGTTTCATCAGTGCCGTTCACTTGTAAAATGCTAATGAAATTATCATTTAAGTTTCCGTATTTCTCAGCTGCAGTTTTCTCGGGATTGTATTTGTAAATGCCATCAGATGCAGCGAAGTATACATCCTTTTTGTCACCATTGCTTGATGTGGAATCTCTACCGTTATCCAGTAGTTTGTGGGCTTGGCGATCTCGCAGAACGTACAGACCTTTGTAATCCTTTTCTCCGTCAGCACCTATATCAACTTCAGTAAAGAATAAACTGAAATGATTATTTGAATAATCATCATCGTCATTATC from Amyelois transitella isolate CPQ chromosome 27, ilAmyTran1.1, whole genome shotgun sequence harbors:
- the LOC106130409 gene encoding uncharacterized protein LOC106130409; this encodes MKLPILFAAALLTGFCSANPLGNKNEKLIIDSDFFDSQFKIYSSQHDIINLMLPLNALNFDEDNDDDDYSNNHFSLFFTEVDIGADGEKDYKGLYVLRDRQAHKLLDNGRDSTSSNGDKKDVYFAASDGIYKYNPEKTAAEKYGNLNDNFISILQVNGTDETTLYVIDDKYEMYKITGEGTKKEKVNGVSKVQQFVLDFENNIYFYDQNKDVYVINEQGVTKFEGLKKDPKYIQLLKPAFLFLNYVPLILDDKVYLIYADGRTELSDFVIKNKPTGYALEGTLIQFYAYEKKIYEYNLLQIVISGMLEEVKSYFDDNVETIKEVATRSRGSLRSKPNQI